From Suricata suricatta isolate VVHF042 chromosome 1, meerkat_22Aug2017_6uvM2_HiC, whole genome shotgun sequence, a single genomic window includes:
- the TRMT10A gene encoding tRNA methyltransferase 10 homolog A, with protein MSSETLPAFIESSNVERKQSLSEEQEKTQKPRVGEGFEPISKRQMKKLIKQKQWEEQRELRKQKRKEKRKRKQLERQYQLESNSDGNDRKRIRRDVVHSTLRLIIDCSFDSLMVLKDIKKLHKQIQRCYAENRRALHPVQFYLTSHGGQLKKNMDENDKGWVNWKDIHIKPEHFSDFIKKEDLIYLTSDSPNVLKELDESKAYVIGGLVDHNHHKGLTYKQASEHGIDHAQLPLGNFVKMNSRKVLAINHVFEIILEYLETRDWQEAFFTILPQRKGAVPTDKACESSSHDKKSADVEGGLDSDSSDEENSRHELDSQHKEEKQDKENSNQSTVNSVPH; from the exons ATGTCCTCTGAAACACTGCCAGCATTTATTGAGTCTTCTAATGttgaaagaaagcaaagcttAAGTGAAGAACAAGAGAAGACCCAGAAGCCAAGAGTAGGTGAAGGGTTTGAACCAATATCTAAACGACAAATGAAGAAGCTAATTAAACAGAAACAATGGGAAGAACAACGAGAACTCCGCAA ACAAAAACGGAAGGAAAAAcgcaaaagaaaacaattagagCGACAATATCAACTGGAATCAAACTCAGATGGAAATGACAGAAAACGTATTCGAAGAGATGTTGTTCACAGCACACTCCGCCTCATCATTGACTGCAGTTTTGACAGCTTGATGGTATTAAAG GACATTAAGAAACTTCACAAGCAGATCCAACGATGTTATGCAGAAAATCGACGAGCACTGCATCCTGTGCAG TTTTACTTGACAAGCCATGGAGGCCAGTTGAAAAAGAACATGGATGAAAATGACAAAGGATGGGTCAACTGGAAG GATATCCACATCAAACCAGAGCATTTTAGTGACTTCATAAAGAAAGAAGACCTGATTTATCTTACCTCAGACTCACCTAATGTACTGAAGGAATTAGATGAATCAAAGGCCTATGTGATCGGAGGGTTAGTGGATCACAACCATCACAAG GGACTCACATATAAACAAGCCTCAGAGCATGGAATTGATCATGCACAGCTCCCCCTTGGAAATTTTGTGAAGATGAATAGTAGAAAAGTTTTGGCAATTAATCATG TGTTTGAGATTATTCTGGAATATCTGGAAACCAGAGACTGGCAAGAAGCATTTTTTACTATCTTACCCCAGCGGAAAGGAGCTGTTCCCACAGACAAAGCCTGTGAAAGTTCTTCGCATGACAAGAAATCTGCCGATGTTGAAGGTGGATTAGACAGTGATTCTAGTGACGAGGAAAATAGCAGACATGAACTAGATTCacaacataaagaagaaaagcaggataAAGAAAATAGCAATCAATCTACAGTAAACTCTGTACCACACTAA